A single Cucumis melo cultivar AY chromosome 4, USDA_Cmelo_AY_1.0, whole genome shotgun sequence DNA region contains:
- the LOC127148930 gene encoding uncharacterized protein LOC127148930 has product MVYFTERFLSGVRHLVILSDRNQPREDGLSLIVEKPWAGAFADHWPRLDNNSVLPRLSVEVPLSEGKSAWVLQSSIHNEAPNSGRALTLGQRLIEGQTRWGTVTKVPGEFCFTDCYWEWLELVVGRNTRLLYSTRLYGAVTASLYTYDRNSDVVRAFCEAWCPSTNTLHTMAGELSISLWDLWSFGGLPIKGDFYEERIPSFKELTSTSRDKTKCLPTTCQYLFQAYYSIVCTQRNDRSASSKNDSQVTIGSWISFWYLGSKSYDKPTTRKQKKASRSKSTQNPDGSKIQAREWSSRESMLFAEFGIRDDLKDETYLAAFLSCWLCLFVFPQKGSFLRPGVFRVASLMAAGTIYSLAVPVLANIYHGLGLITKASNPIGRMDFHFPMHYVHGWLAHYFGTHYPLPTEVRGPKMTNFSGEGGSIYFGEYEARELIHNGARIQWHASLQNRSKHERMVDTHDSSFLQTSYFVSMRSCYLSSRCENTWIITSYSPYRFGRQFGFYQDLPNDIGGMSPAITLDNILYHWRICTRRNTLSELYLPARSLEPCKHVTQRFTDWWTTKHGTYFEDNRHHLVSSAIPPPSQPRLPKNRGSNLGGKEIRLVEAMAPNLEEEVKERKDESDSSKSDRHWKRPLKKAKVSGDHPDGRGLSALEVPDVPPLSPLNDHLEGLIEPDSDESLTGPHAVDSAFEEVGTSRTPVNKPTEQSLRPSALLEEIRRGKMTVGGKDLENPSSKEGACPKASLQKVSSAHAPLKFSELPLDVSNKQTMRNPEPSQWVGEKVVSNFFQKTALCMWEDIQDKIMRTPFEYIPRLRPEIATVLSGIEKIHADGLTSLEEYLNSYLKRVDNFNDVQSSYSAQLSSTDKARQLNEKTSAIKEALTLVKQLRGDAKVIQERTVELSLERKELEKRLQSINVESEQLSILSCEKAEAIDQQELEVAKLQDEVNTLESTPAITEEAIEALATVRQSMEAAREEFKNFKWRL; this is encoded by the exons ATGGTTTACTTCACGGAACGATTCTTGTCTGGAGTTCGACATCTCGTAATACTTTCTGACAGAAATCAACCCAGAGAAGATGGACTTAGTCTCATTGTGGAGAAGCCGTGGGCTGGCGCTTTTGCAGATCATTGGCCACGCTTAGACAACAACTCAGTTCTTCCCAGGTTATCCGTGGAGGTACCCTTGTCCGAGGGAAAAAGCGCATGGGTCTTGCAATCTTCTATCCACAATGAGGCTCCTAATTCTGGTAGAGCTCTCACTCTTGGACAACGTTTAATTGAAGGCCAAACACGTTGGGGTACTGTGACCAAGGTCCCTGGAGAGTTTTGCTTTACTGACTGTTATTGGGAGTGGTTGGAGCTTGTAGTTGGTCGAAATACACGACTTCTTTACAGTACTCGTTTATATGGTGCCGTAACAGCTTCTTTATACACTTATGACCGCAACAGTGATGTTGTTCGAGCATTTTGTGAAGCATGGTGTCCTTCGACTAATACTCTTCATACTATGGCAGGCGAGTTATCCATTTCTTTGTGGGACTTATGGTCCTTTGGGGGTCTTCCCATTAAGGGAGATTTCTACGAGGAAAGGATCCCTTCTTTTAAAGAATTGACCTCCACATCGCGGGATAAGACGAAGTGTCTTCCGACGACCTGTCAATATCTTTTCCAGGCGTATTACTCAATAGTTTGTACGCAGAGGAATGATCGCTCGGCCTCTTCTAAGAATGACTCTCAAGTAACTATTGGCTCTTGGATTTCATTCTGGTATCTTGGATCTAAGAGCTATGATAAGCCAACAACGCGAAAGCAAAAGAAGGCGTCGCGCTCCAAATCTACTCAAAACCCTGATGGTTCGAAGATCCAAGCTCGTGAGTGGTCTTCTAGGGAGAGCATGTTATTCGCAGAATTTGGGATCAGAGATGATTTGAAGGATGAAACGTATTTAGCTGCCTTCTTATCTTGCTGGTTATGCCTTTTTGTATTTCCTCAGAAAGGATCGTTTCTTCGTCCTGGAGTGTTTAGGGTTGCAAGCCTAATGGCCGCTGGCACTATTTATAGTCTTGCAGTTCCAGTTTTGGCGAACATATACCATGGGCTAGGTTTGATAACCAAAGCCTCCAATCCGATAGGACGCATGGACTTTCACTTTCCCATGCATTACGTCCATGGCTGGTTAGCTCATTATTTTGGCACACATTATCCACTTCCCACGGAAGTTCGAGGGCCCAAGATGACTAACTTTTCAGGCGAAGGCGGGTCTATTTATTTTGGCGAATATGAGGCACGCGAATTGATCCATAATGGTGCGAGAATTCAGTGGCACGCTAGCCTCCAGAACAGAAGTAAACATGAACGCATGGTTGATACCCATGATTCATCGTTTCTGCAAACGTCATATTTCGTAAGCATGCGTTCTTGCTACTTGTCCTCTCGTTGCGAAAATACCTGGATCATAACATCATACAGTCCATATCGATTTGGACGACAGTTTGGTTTTTACCAGGACCTTCCTAATGATATAGGGGGTATGTCACCTGCGATCACGCtggataatatattatatcactGGAGAATATGTACGAGGCGTAACACTTTATCCGAGCTATACTTGCCCGCCCGTTCATTAGAGCCTTGCAAGCATGTGACTCAGCGATTTACAGACTGGTGGACTACGAAGCACGGGACCTATTTTGAGGATAACAGACACCATTTGGTGAGTAGTGCCATTCCTCCCCCTTCACAGCCTAGACTACCGAAGAACCGAGGGAGCAACCTAGGTGGTAAAGAAATTCGATTGGTTGAGGCGATGGCTCCTAATCTTGAGGAGGAGGTAAAGGAGCGTAAAGATGAGAGTGATAGCAGCAAAAGTGATCGTCATTGGAAGAGACCTTTGAAGAAAGCGAAGGTATCAGGTGATCATCCCGACGGAAGGGGTTTAAGTGCTTTGGAAGTTCCTGATGTTCCACCACTG TCACCATTAAACGATCATCTTGAAGGACTTATAGAGCCAGACAGTGATGAATCTTTGACGGGACCTCACGCAGTTGATTCAGCATTTGAGGAAGTTGGTACCTCGAGAACTCCCGTCAATAAACCGACTGAACAATCCTTACGCCCATCTGCTCTTCTCGAGGAGATTCGTCGAGGCAAGATGACAGTGGGGGGAAAAGACCTTGAGAACCCTTCATCCAAAGAAGGTGCCTGTCCTAAAGCATCTTTACAAAAAGTTAGCTCAGCACATGCTCCCCTTAAGTTTTCTGAATTACCATTAGACGTTTCTAATAAACAGACTATGAGAAACCCTGAACCTTCTCAGTGGGTTGGTGAAAAGGTggtttcaaatttctttcaGAAAACAGCCTTATGTATGTGGGAGGATATCCAAGATAAGATCATGCGAACTCCTTTTGAATATATCCCTAGACTTAGGCCAGAAATAGCGACGGTTCTCTCCGGGATTGAGAAGATTCATGCGGATGGCCTGACTTCTCTTGAAGAGTATCTAAATAGTTACCTTAAGAGGGTAGACAATTTTAACGATGTGCAATCTTCATATTCTGCACAGTTGTCGTCGACGGACAAAGCTCGTCAATTAAATGAGAAGACATCTGCCATCAAGGAAGCTTTGACTTTGGTGAAACAATTACGAGGAGATGCCAAAGTTATTCAGGAAAGAACCGTAGAGTTATCTTTAGAAAGGAAAGAACTGGAGAAGAGACTTCAGAGCATAAATGTTGAATCTGAACAGCTGTCGATCTTATCTTGTGAAAAAGCGGAGGCCATAGACCAACAAGAACTAGAAGTTGCCAAGCTCCAGGATGAAGTCAATACCCTTGAAAGCACCCCTGCTATTACTGAGGAAGCGATTGAGGCACTAGCTACTGTCCGCCAGAGCATGGAAGCTGCACGAGAAGAATTCaagaacttcaagtggaggCTTTGA